In Clostridia bacterium, the DNA window TACGCAGCGGATAATCAACAAGCGGTTCAAAGAAACAAAAAGTCTTGAGGAAAAGGTAGCCAAGCAGCAGAGCGTCATCGACGCAGTTGCGAGGCGTTATAATCTCAAGGCCGCCGACGCGGACGCCGTGCTCAGTGCGATCGAGAACGACACCTCTTATTATGAGCAGGCGGCATACGAGGCGGGAATGACCGTCGAACAGTATGCGGCAATGGAAAAGCTGAAGCGCGATAACGCTCGGCTTGCCGCCGAGCAGGCACAGCGCGAGGAGAAGGAGCGCGTGGACTCTCAGGTCAGGCAGTGGGTCGCCGACGCCGAAACGGTGAAGGCACATTATCCGGACTTCGACCTCAACGCTCTGCTCCCGCAGGAACCGGGCGGTGAAACGCCGTTCACTCGGCTGCTCAAAGCCGGAGTTTCTATGGAGCACGCATACCGCGTGATCAATATGGACCGCTTGATGGCGGACGCCACGAGGCAGACCGCCGCGCTCACGGAAAAGGCCGTTGTCGACAGCGTTCGCGCTAAGGGCGCGAGGCCCGCCGAGAACGGCGCGGCTCCGAGAAGCGCATTTGTCGTCAAAAGCGACGTCAATAAACTAACAAAAGAAGATAGGGCGACAATCGCCCTGAAAGCGATGCGCGGAGAACATATAGAGTTCTGACCGCGCACGCGGAAAGGACAAAGTTATGATTTTCAAGACCATTCTCAACCTCTTCGACAGCTATGCGGTGAACGTCAATACCGGCGCATCCGCCGCTGCCGACTACAACGTCAACAGGTCTTCCGACGCTGAACTTTCCAGCGAAATGAAGACCTATTACTCCGCTTATCTGATCGATCTCGCCGAGCCCCTGCTCGTGCACGATCAGTTCGGACAGAAGCGCCCCATCCCCGCCAACAACGGCAAGCAGGTGGAGTTCCGTAAGTACAGCACCCTTCCGAAGCTGACCACGCCTCTGACCGAGGGCGTTACTCCCGACGGCCAGAAGCTCTCCGTGAGCGTAATCACCTCCGAGGTGCATCAGTACGGCGGTTACATCGCGCTTTCCGACGTACTGCTGCTGACCGCGATCGACAAGAACCTCGTGGAAGCCACGAAGCTCCTCGCTTCCCAGGCCGGCAGAACGCTCGACACAATCACCAGAGAGGTCGTCAACGGCGGTACGCAGGTCGTTTACGCCGGCGGCGGACTTGACCGTTCCGCGCTCGTGGGCGGCGCCGGTTCCGGCAACAACTACATCACCGTCGTCGACGTCCGCAAGGCCGTCCGTGCGCTGAAGGTAATGAACGCGCCCAAGATCGACGGCCGGTACGTTGGTATCATCCATCCCGACGTCGCCTTCGATCTTATGAACGATCCCGACTGGAAGTATCCGCACCAGTACAAGGACACGACCAACATCTACACCGACGAGATCGGCGAGATCGGCGGCGTCCGCTTCGTCGAGACGACCGAGGCGAAGATCTTCAAGGGCAAGAACCTTGCCGGCGAGACCAGAAACCTTGCTGTCAACGGCGCGGTCACCGCGAACACGCAGAAGACGATCACCTTCGACGGCGGCACCGTCGCCTCGAACGCGCTCAAGGGCAGGCAGATCCTTGTCGACGGTAAGATCTACACCGTCGCGAGCAATACCCCGACGGTTATCACCGTTTCCGGATCCGCCAATCTGCCCGCCATCGCGGACAACACCGTCATCTATCCCGCAGAAGGCGGTGCCGCCGGCAGAGCGGTCTATTCCACTCTGATCATCGGCGAGAACGCTTACGGCGTTACCGAGATCGAAGGCGGCGGCCTGCAGCACATCGTTAAGCAGCTCGGCGCCGGTGAGGATCCGCTCAACCAGCGCGCCACCGCGGGCTGGAAGGCGATCAAGACCGCAGTGATCCTCGTCGACGAGTATCTCTGCAGGATCGAATCCACCAGCACCTACGACGAGGACGACAAGTAATCCCGTCATAATGTCGGGGCTGTCACATCGGCAGCCCCGACGTAAAAATAAGGAGGATATTTTATGGCTACCGAAAAGAAGAACGCCGAACAGGAAACAACGAAAGTTGAACAGGAAAGGTATTTCAACGAGCCCGTGGAGATCGAGCTTTTTAAGGATGAGGACCGCTACAAGGACGACGTCTTCGTCGCGGTCAACGGCAAGAGGTTCAGGATCCAGCGCGGAGTCAGGGTGACTGTGCCGCGTTATATCGCACTCGAAGTCGAGCGTAGTCTTGCACAGAAAAAGGCTGCCGCAGCAGTCATAACCTACTACTCCGGCAAACAGCAGGTCATAGGGGAATAAAACAGAATACCCGCGATACCGAAATATCGCTGTGACACGGCGCAGCATCGACCGGCTTTCCTCCGGCCGGTGCCGCGCTGTTTCAGACAAGGAAGGAGAATTATATTATGAGCGTGATAATTCCCGCGAAAGTAAGCGGTTCTTATATCAGTGCAGACAACCACGTCGCCGGAGCGCAGAGCAGCTTCAACGACGTCATCATACGCGCGGTCCTGGAGGGGGATTGGGCAGTCGGGGAAGGCGAGATAAAATCTCTTATCGCCACCTTTACCGACGCCAGGGGCGAGACCGCCTCGACGGTGCTGCTCCTGCCGAGTATGCTGGACGGCGAGGACAACGCATATCTTATACCGATCCCGGTGGGAGCAAAAAAATACGAGGGCGATCTCTCGCTCGTGCTGACAGAGTACGAGCAGGAGCCGGGAACCGACGGCACCGCCTCTTTCACCGGAGACGGCAGCGGGAAGCAGTTCGTTATCGATACGATGCCCGTTGTGCTGACCGGTGTAACGGTGGGCGGCGCGGAGCTTGCTCCGACTCAGTGGGCGTATGAGTATACTACCGGTACGTTGACTTTCGCCGTCGCGCCGGCGAGCGGAGCGGTGATCGAAGTCGGATACAAACAGACGGTGACGGCGCGAATCAGACGCACCGTGAACTGTTTTTTGCGCGTCCTTCCGGCAGATTATTCCGTAGTGACCGACGACGAGCTTGACAGTACGGTCGTCGAGCAGCTCCTTGCGGAGCTTTATATCACGCGAAACGCGAGGAACGAGGCCGTTGCCGCCAGGGATGACGCGGAAGCGGCGAAAGACGTTGCCGTGAACGCGAAGGAAGACGCGGTCGCCGCGAAAAACGACGCAATCGAGGCGAAGGATACGGCTGTAGCGGCGAAACTCGCCGCGCAAAGCGCGGAAACAAACGCGCGGCAGAGCTCAACACAAGCGCTCAACTATAAAGAGGCGGCGCTGAGCGCGAAGACGGCCGCTGAGACGGCGCAGGCCGCCGCCGAAGCTGCGAAGGATATGGCTGTAAGCGCGAAAAACACCGCCGTTAGTGCGAAAAGCGACGCCCAGATCAGCGCAACGCAGGCGTTAAACTATGCAACGCAGGCGTTCAACAGCAAAGAAGCGGCGCTTACCGCGAAAAGCAGAGCGGAAGCGGCTCAGACGGCTTCCGAGAGCGCAAAGGACGCAGCTGTCGCTGCGAAAAATGACGCAGTAAGCGCAAAGGACGCAGCTGTCGCTGCGAAAAATGACGCGGTGAGCGCAAAGGACGCGGCTGTTTCCGCCAAGACGGCCGCTGAGACGGCGCAGGCCGCCGCCGAAGCTGCAGCGATCGACGCGAGCGAGAAGGCGGAGGTCATTCTCCCGATCGACTACATTCAGGATGAAATGCCGACGAATTATGACGAGAACGAGTACTGGTTCGCGCCGAGCGAGGGTAAGCTCTATTTCTCCACTTATACCGACGGCAGCGGCTACGCCTGGAACGACGTGACTGACGCAAAACTGAAAATGGGCAATATTTATGTCACCGGCAACGGACAGATCTACTGGTGTCCGTACGACGATCTGTGGGAGGCGAAGGCCGTTCCGGTCACGCATACGCATACCGTTTCGCAGATCACTGATTTCACGAGCGGCATCACGCGCAAGGCTGACAAGGTATCCGGTGCTGTAAGCGGTCATCTTGCGGGGCTCAACAGCAACGGCAACCTCACCGACAGCGGAAAAGCGATAGCGGATTTTGCCGCAGCGTCGCATACGCATACCGTTTCACAGATTACCGATTTTCCGACGGTGCCCGGCTTGCCGGCGCCGACGGCAGCAGACGCCGGGAAGAGTTTGATGGTTAACGCGCAGGGTGAATACTTCCTTTCGTCCGGTGTGAATCATACGGTGAATATCGATATTGACGAGAATTACAGCCCGTCAGCGATTTATATTGAGGAACCTGACGGGACAAAGCACCACGGCGCAGACTCAAGCGAGGTCGTGACCGTTCTCGATGGTGAAACGCTCAAGTGCTATGTAAGTTACTCTGCGGATAATAACACCGTAAAGCTTAACGGCGATATCGTGGCGGGCGGCTATCCTTCGGAAGGGCCGGCGGAATACTTACTGAAGGTAACTGCCAACGCGAGAATAACCGCGACCGGGAGTCCGGGTTCGTATGGGCTTATCTCGATAACGATGCAGTAAGGAGGCGCCTATGAAACTACTTGACGCTATAGCGAAAGCGAACGAGCTGCGGCCGAATACGATCCGGGATGAGTTTAAGGCGCAATGGGTGAGAGAGCTTGAATGCGAAGTTGCCGAAATGATCGGCGCCGAAATGCCGGTTTTTGACTATCCGAAGGATACGGAGCTGCTTATGCCGGCGCCGCACGAATATATTTACGTTTACCGCCTCTGCGCGATGATCGACCAGGCGAACGAGGATACGTCGCTTTATGCCAACGATATGACGGTCGCCAACAACGCGTTCGTCGCCGCCTGCGCGTGGTGGAGGCGCGGTCATACTCCGCCCGACGTAAAGAGGATAAGGGGGCTTTGGGATTGAGATATTTGCCGAAGCTGCCGTATCAGACGCAGCAGAAAGAAAGTCAGATCCTGCAGTTCCGAGGATTGGATCTGACGGATAACTATTCCGCGGGGAGCATTGTTGAGTCCGAAAACATCTCCTCGAGGCGCTATCCGTATATCACAAGCCGTAACGCAAGGGAACTCGTTGAGGGTTACAACGTGGCGTTCTCTCTGACCGAGTGGGACGACCTCGTGGTCGTCGAACGCGGCAATCCGCTGACGAGCGAGGTACGGATAAAGATCGGAGATGAGGTCGTGCGGAGCGGCGGTATTTTACTTACCACGCAGCCGAAGCAGTTCGCCGTCGTCAACACCAAGCTCGTCATATGGCCGGACAAGGTCTATATCGATATGAGCGAGCAGACGAGGACGCTGCGCCCGCTCGGACACAAGGTCACGGGCGTCGCCGGAACTTTCGACGCGGACGCCAACACGCTGACCGTTACAAGCGGCGACGTCAGCGGCTTCAAACTCAACGACGTCATCCTTGTCAGCGGCTGCGTGAATACCGACAACAACATCTACCTGCGTATATACTCCGTGGCAGGCAACGTCATCACCTTCGACGACGCCTATACCTCGCTCGTCCTCGAGAGCGGCAGCGAGACGGATATGACGCTCGACCGCGATATTCCCGATATGGACTACATCTGCGCGAGCGAGAACCGCCTCTGGGGCTGCTCCAGCGCGACGCAGACCATATGGGCGTCAGCACTCGGCGATCCGACGAACTTCTATACCTATTCCGGCCTCACTACCGACTCCTACGTCATCCCCGTCGGCACAGACGACGCTTTTACCGGCTGCGCGGCGTATTCATCCTCCGTCCTTTTCTGGAAAGAGGAGCGGCTGCACAAGGTCCTTGGAAGCAATCCTACGGAGTATCAGATATACACCTATACAATGGAAGGCGTTAAGGACGGATGCTACAAGAGCATCACGAACGTCAACGATACGCTCTTCTACGTCGGCCTGCACGGGGTGTACGCGTATTCCGGGGGTTCCGCGCGACTCATCAGCGAGGCGCTGGGTGAGACGGCGTTTGATGACGCGGTCGCGGGGAGCGACGGGGAGAACTACTACCTATCCGCAAGGACGGCGGGCGAGTGGAATATGTGGGCTTTTTCTCTGAAGACGGGACTCTGGGTACGCGAGGACAACTCACGCGTTATCGACTTTGCCCGTGACGGCGTCGATCTTTATGCTATTATAGGCGGCTTTGTACGCAAGGTCAACGGCAGCGGGCAGATAGACGGCGACACGCCGTGGTCGCTGACGTTCGCGCCGTTCTTCGAAACGACGACCGGAAACTACGGCGCGGCGCGTGCGGTTTTCACCAAGAAACGATACGGGAAGATACATATACGTGCGGAGCTGCCTGCAGGGAGCTTCCTCGTCGCTTCGGTCCGTCAGGACAGCGGCAGATGGACGGAAGCAGGCAGGATCGTCGGTGCCGCGAGCGGTGTGCACACTATGGTCGTTCCGATAAAAACGTGCGATAAGTTCGAGTTAAAGCTCTCCGGAGAGGGACCGTTCACGGTGCTGGGTCTGGAGCGGCTTTATAGGATAGGGAGTGAGAGATAATGGCCGACGTCTATCCGGAGGCACTGAACCCCGTTGATACCAGAGACACCAGGGAAGCGATACGGCAGCTCGAAAGCTACCTGAGGTACGTATGCGAACGTTCCGACTTTGCGATCCGGAGCATAGGCGGAGGCGTAAGCGTCGGGCTTGAGCAGCGGATAAAAAACGCGGAGATGAAGATCTCCGCAGACGAGAGCCGGATAACCATTCTCGAAGCACGTAAGGAGCTGCCGGACGTGACGAGCGCCGACTCCGGAAAGTTCTTGAGGGTAAACGCAGGCGGCGAGTGGGCTGCACAAGCCGTGCCGCCGGCAAATCAATACAGCTTTTAAGAGGTGAAGGGATATGGCTTACAATATGAACAGCGCGATGGACGTGCATAAGTATTACGGCGGCAGCGGTACTTTTGCCGACCGACGCCGCACCTGGGAGGAGCTCGGACTTGGCAGCGCCGCAGAATACCAGGGCACAGCTACGCAGAACGCGCAGCTTGTTTCGGCAATGAATCAGTACAGCGGCTTGACGAGACCGGCCGCACAGCCGGCGGCGGCGAGTTCGCCTGCGACGGCAGGAGCTGCGCCGTCTTCCTCCTCGGCGCAGCCGGCCGCCGCAACGTATAAATCGCAGAGTGACGAGCTGCAGCAGAAGCTGGCGGCGATCGCGCCGCAGCTTACGCCTTACACGGGCGACCCCGAGGCGATATACCGGGAATACCTCTCGCAAAAGGACGCGCTCGGTCCGTTCAATTATGACGCG includes these proteins:
- a CDS encoding N4-gp56 family major capsid protein, whose protein sequence is MIFKTILNLFDSYAVNVNTGASAAADYNVNRSSDAELSSEMKTYYSAYLIDLAEPLLVHDQFGQKRPIPANNGKQVEFRKYSTLPKLTTPLTEGVTPDGQKLSVSVITSEVHQYGGYIALSDVLLLTAIDKNLVEATKLLASQAGRTLDTITREVVNGGTQVVYAGGGLDRSALVGGAGSGNNYITVVDVRKAVRALKVMNAPKIDGRYVGIIHPDVAFDLMNDPDWKYPHQYKDTTNIYTDEIGEIGGVRFVETTEAKIFKGKNLAGETRNLAVNGAVTANTQKTITFDGGTVASNALKGRQILVDGKIYTVASNTPTVITVSGSANLPAIADNTVIYPAEGGAAGRAVYSTLIIGENAYGVTEIEGGGLQHIVKQLGAGEDPLNQRATAGWKAIKTAVILVDEYLCRIESTSTYDEDDK